The proteins below come from a single Apium graveolens cultivar Ventura unplaced genomic scaffold, ASM990537v1 ctg5041, whole genome shotgun sequence genomic window:
- the LOC141702417 gene encoding putative mitochondrial protein AtMg00310, giving the protein MLSRKKTAVFGYIKERLSDRLKGWNKKALSRGGKEILIKSAAQSLPNYSMSVFLLPVDTCNELEMAMSKFWWRNDSSKDKGIHWMCWSRLTDSKFNGGMGFRNLRDFNIALLGNQAWRLLTHPEKLVSRIFKARYYPSGKFLTAQLGSSPSYIWRSVLTTQSLVVQGISCCIGNGQDVEILNCPWLPSIEDPFVHSNNEAIIN; this is encoded by the coding sequence ATGTTGTCAAGGAAGAAAACGGCTGTGTTCGGCTATATTAAAGAGCGTCTATCTGATCGCTTAAAGGGATGGAATAAAAAAGCTCTATCTCGAGGTGGTAAGGAAATCTTAATTAAGTCCGCGGCTCAGTCCCTTCCGAATTATTCCATGAGTGTGTTCCTCCTCCCAGTTGATACATGTAACGAGTTGGAAATGGCTATGTCAAAATTTTGGTGGAGAAATGATAGTTCAAAGGATAAAGGTATTCATTGGATGTGCTGGAGTCGTTTAACCGATTCTAAGTTCAACGGTGGTATGGGCTTTCGAAATCTCCGTGATTTTAATATAGCTTTGCTGGGTAATCAAGCATGGAGGCTCCTTACTCATCCTGAAAAACTGGTCAGCCGCATATTCAAAGCTCGATATTACCCATCTGGAAAGTTTTTAACAGCTCAGCTAGGCTCCAGTCCAAGCTACATCTGGCGAAGTGTTCTGACAACACAAAGTCTGGTAGTTCAGGGTATCTCTTGCTGTATTGGTAACGGGCAAGATGTGGAAATTTTGAATTGTCCGTGGCTTCCATCAATCGAAGATCCTTTTGTGCATTCAAATAATGAAGCCATTATTAACTAG